CTCCGACTCTtcttatgatatatatatatatatatatatatatatatatatatatatatatatatatatatatatatatatcattaccgagccgcgctatagtcggccgagtaagcacttatatgtgcacctagacatgtttctttctttaccgagtcgtgttgtaggcggccgggtaggcacgtagctgtgcacctagatgtatttctttctttaccgagccgtgttgtaggcggccgggtaggcacgtagGCGTGCGTTGCCACGATCGGTTGGGCagagatgatgttatgatgatgagctcaccccacagaggggtttattattgttatatgatatgatatatgcctccaCAGTAAGGAATGATTTTACGGGCATGCATTTATATTTATGTCATGGTTATGGTCGCCCTCAGTGGCCTCGttcagagtttcaggttgtctCTAGATCTCTTCCCATGATTATCCGtatctcttatgcttatgttatgtttacacttaccgccttacatactcggtacatatttcgtactgacgcatTTTTGTGCTACCGTGATCATGCCCACGAGTACGGTAGGCAGTTAATTGGTGTACCTTTCGCGATAGGATACCAGAGTTCCACAGGGATGTTcgcactccattctccggagtTGTTGGTCAGAGTCATTAAATAggatgcatgcatatatatatatatatatacagagtaTGGCTATGTGTACGTCGGGCTCACTGTCCCGACCAGTTGATGCATATTAGTGCTCTTAGAGGCTTACAGACTATCAGTCAGTGTACAGGTATTGTGTTTAGCCTTGGCGGCCTTCTGAGTAGTTGTCTTTCTTTGTTGTGGCCTTGTCGACCCTAGTTATgaatatatgtgttgttgggccttttctgcttgcaggttgttatgatatacttcttactattGTTATTCAACAGCCTCGTCGGCCTATGATTCACATTATAGAGTTTAGATATCACaattggttcgctcggccccttTGGGTGCCGGGTGCCGGCCACACCCCCAAGGTTGGGGtatgacaaacttggtatcagagcaggtctgtcctagggatgtctgtaagtcgtgtctagtagagtcttgattATGGATATGTAGCGCGCCACAATTATAatcaggaggctacagggcatttaggttGTTACTTTCCTTGAAATCTAGATCGTGCGGTTAGAGCGGAGTCACAAATATTTAAACttctatatctcaccttgattttcgtttgatttgaaagaaaagtaCGGTTAAGAGAAACTGAACAGGGACGCCGAAGAAAGGTATTTGTCGCTTTCTATCCTCTAATGTGAATCCAAGAGCTTCGGAGGTTACCTTGTAGTGAAGTAAAGAGGTAAGGAGTTTGAACGAAGGCAGTCAAGGTATGATCTTTTGTCTATGATTTTCGATGAGCTAATATGAGTATCTAAAGCATGTCCCCGATAATAACTTACGAGGCAACGATCAGAATTTTTAAACCTGACTGTTGAAGTTGTTTGTACTGTATTTGGGCTGCCTTGACTTGTCGAGATTTGAAAATTCGTATCTGACTGTTGATGAGATTACataatattttaagatgtatatagttaATACAAGATGTAAGTTAAAGGAATAGATGATGATGTTGTGTCATAAACAGGTATTATATAAGAAGTTGACAGGTCGAACTTACTTTTGTTATTCAGAGTCGTAAGAAATATTGTTAGATTGTGATTTGGTATTATGGAAGATGTTCCAAGTTAAGATCTCCTTTCCTCTTTATATGTGTGATTCGATGATCGATGTCATAAATCTAAGATGGGAGAAACGGATACATGGTGTACTTGAACTGATAGTTGTATCGTGTGTATATGTGGAGCGAGTTTTGTTATATTGAGTGGTTGGAAATGTGACGTATATTTATTCATGCGTGGGTTGACagtgtaaaataaattttaaaagggaGTTAGAAGAGGTTAATTCCGTAAAACTATGTTAAAGCAAGCTCACCATTCATTGGCTAGTTGATAGACTTCATTATGTTGAGAATAATATTGCTTCTCTACTGTGGATTTGAATTATAAGGAATTACCCAAGAATTGAGGACATTATGGTAACAATAAGTGAAGGAAGAATGAGAGAGAATGGGCAACGACTCGATGAAAGTGAGTGAAAGAGGAGCGATGCAGAATAAAGTCAATGACCCTAGAATATAAGGTAATGCTATTACCATAACAGGAATCTATAAGTTGGAATAGTTAAATTGTTTCGGGAAAGTTTTAGGTTTGTAGGAACATCGGAAGCAAGTTTCGACGGAAGTTCCGCATCGAAGCGCAGGCCAACACACCCTGCGGCCACCAGGACAGCGCCTGCGAGATGCATGCAGAATCTGCGGAGCCGCAGGTGGCGTCGCAGACCTTGATAGGGAGTAAGGTCGGTGTTTTAATTTGGGGGCTTGTATGACGATCACTTAAGTTATATTTGGAGACCTGTGCTAATGCACATGTGAAATTTGTAGATGATGCCTTCAGTAGGAGTGGTGAGGAAAAGAAACAGGACTGGCAGGAGGAGATGTTATAACAAAAATCATCAATTAATAGGAATACGAAGGAGATCATGACATGAAGGGATTATAAAAATAGAGGACATGGGTGACGATAGGTGGTTGAACAAGATTCCTGGAGTAAATAAAGGGTTAAGGTTAATAGAAAGATAGAAAGGGAATGGGCTAGATACGATAAATATAACGACAAGAAGCTGGACAAAAAGGATAATAATGGTAAGAATCTAAATAGCAAGGTGGCGAGCTATATAATCCTAATCGGCGGACTTGGAAGCCTAATGAGATGAGGCTAGAAAATGAAATGCCTCTggaagaaaggtgagctttatggaagaaaaaaaatcaacatttaCAACCTACCTTGAGAAGAAATTGAAGCATGAGAGATTCTATAAAACGGATAAGACATTGATAGCTTGTAAGCAGAGGGCGAATAGCAACAAAGGAATAAGAAAAAGTGTGACTAATCcaagataatatttttttttttcatgaaagcTTAAGATAAAGGAGTATTTTGATAAGAAGGAATAAAAGCAAATTGAGAAGAGACATAGCTGTATTTAAGACATAGAGCACTGGCGAAGTGGAGGCCTGAATGCGGTATAACCATTGCAAGACAAATTCGTTATTCAAGCTAAGGACGTCAGTGCAATTAAGTCCCGAAGGAAAAGATAAGTAATATTGCTAATAATAAGATGATACGGACCGGACGAAAGGAATTAGTAGATGAAAAGAACTAGAAGTGAAAATGGATATGACAACAAGATATGAAGAGTATCGACAAGGATTGAACCATTGGCCCGTTATGTGCTGAGGCTAGGGATGAAATATGTCATTTAACTGTGCAACGAATCCAAAAATAAGCCCGATAAGTCGTTAGAAAAAGAAACCATTACACTCAGTTTGGGTTGGAGTGTGCAAGCTATAATGCCGTGTGTTATTTCAGGATTAAGCAACGTCCATCGCGAGTTTAATTCCCTTGAAAAACCGTGAGTGGAACTAGTTCTAGTCTGTTCAAACTACGCTCATGGTCGAAAGATTTTGCCCAATTAAACAGAAATAAAATGACTCAACCTCGTAGGATTCCAGTCTTTATCTTACCAGACTAAGATGCACAATTCTAGAGGCCCTTCCAAGAAGATATATGTGCTCATACTAAACTTACAAGTAACGTAGGCGGTTTGAGTTCATCCGTAGTAAACGCCACCATTCGAGTATGTAACTCTTGGCAAGAAGATGGAGTTATAATTTGGTACAGCAAATAGTAATAAGTAATGAAAAAGGGTGAAGGACTAAACATCCCCGTCTCCTTTAGCCATCTTAGCGATATTGACAAGTTTCTCAAACGAATTCTATTCGGGTAACCGACATAAGGAGACAAGGGAAGATGTGAAGGTTGGATACTCCGGCATCTGTTTTAGACCTCGCGTATTTATACTGGTACTGCGTCgagaaaaatatacggaccaaagGTACGATCCGTATTTATGGACCGTATTCCTCATGGCACAAAACGGAAACCCAATATTTTTCAAGCCTCATTACGGACAAAGTACGGTCCGCACTTTATTATACAGTTAgtaatacggcccgtatatctgATCGTTTTAACTAAACAAAAAGTTGGATTTTCTGGGGACTTTATACATACATtgatacggcccgtataaacTGGGCGTAAAAGTTGAACTTTATTGAACTGAAACGGATTTAATTGAACTTTATTGAACTGAAACGGATTTAATCCCAACACTTCCTGTCTGGTTTTTAAGTCCCGAAACATGAACGTAGCTCagtttaaaggtacgaggtgttacacttGTATTCCAAAATTGCAACAGAGATATGGAAGGAATTTCTAGCAAGATTTGGACAATGTGATGATGCACAACTATATCAACTACATAAGGAACTCAGTGATGCTGTGCAAGGATCCAGTGACATTATAGGCTGCTACACaaagataaaaaagaagaagaatgaatTGGATGCCATTAGTGCACCTTTGACCATTGTTCCTGCAGTTGTACGTGTGGATGAAAGTTAAAAAACTATCAAATCTTACCAAGTTGGaagattaatttattttttaatggaTCTGAATGACACCTATTTAGGGGTCAAAAGAAGCGTTCTCATGCTGGATTCCCTTCTCACTGGGACATTGCCTATTTGCCATGTAAGATGAGAAGCAGAGAGAGGTGCATGTTTCTGCACATCCCTCTGATGCTGATTTCTTATCCCTCAGAAACCATCAAATGCATAGAAGTTTTCTGGAACGGAAGGAAAATTCAAATCAAACTTTgacaaagaaaaaggaggaaagttTTGTTGGCACTCTAATGTGAGTAGCAGACAttgaatgaaaaataaaaaaggaaaattccaTAAATAGCGAGAGTGATGCTCTTTTTACAAAAACTAGaggcattaattttttttcaaaatataccagtttttttctttcaaaacgtAGCATATACGTTGTAGGCGTGCGCATACAGTATGAATGCATATATActgatacattttatatacaatgtatatacaaatatatatgagttgatacattatatatacactgATAGCATATACACAATATGCTTGTGCATACAAAAATTGAGCTACAATTTAGAGATACGTTTATcaatgtatatatgttataaaatataaaatatagctatatgttataattatttaaaagtacCACTATAAAATGTAATTATGAAGCATAATTGGTTACATTAAGTAGTTTTCGAAACAAAAAAAacctatttttcaaaaaaaaaagaagggtttGTGCGAGCACAATCGTGGCTTAAAAAGGGGGATAAGCTTTTCCCTCCAAATCCATTCGTCAAAAATTTGTTGTGCACGATACAGGACACGACTATCATGATTGCTGCACATATTTGAATTACTCAGcagttttattattattgtccCTTTATCTTTACTCCAACtctacctctctctctctctctctcttctagGGTTTATTTCTCTTATCTCGCTTCGCcacttctagggtttcttccaACCAGTAAGTTCCTTTCACTCAATATCTCCTCTTATTTTACATTCATTTATGTTCCCATTTCTATTTGCTTCCTTTACATCTAATCTCCCATTTtccatttttgtttcttgataatGGACTGACGATTTTAggtttaattttattattttgtttttgaattGCTTCATTTGACTATTTGTTCTATGGTTGCATTTCTTGCTTTTTACATCATTTGGGTGATATagttgctttttttttcttctaaagtATTTCTGTTTAACGAGAAAGGAGACTAATTTAAAATGTATGTTAAATTTGTATAAATATAGAGAGAGGTAACTATTTGGCTGGAGTTTATTTGTATTTAAATCAATTAGTTATGCCtcaaattttaaattagttGATGTCGACAATGTGAATCATTTGTTTTTGTTTCGTTCTATTTAGGCCCTTTAAATTTCTGTTCAGGATATATTTCTACAGTGTTCGGGTGGATTTTTTATTGATGGCCTTCTGGATAAATGTGTTCGGGTGGATTTTGTTTGTACTTAGTCACTGCTCTGGCTGTTACACTAATTTCTTAAGACCTTCAGTGGCTCGGAAGAAGTATTATCTTTCCGTTGTTCTTTAGTACTCTGTAGAAACTTGGAAAGTCCCTTAGTTCTTGATGGCtgttgaaaaaataacaaaatattgaGCACCTCCTTGTATCTAACATTACTAGGAAAATGAATACAGAATTTCTATTGTTTTTTTGAGATCAATCCTTGAGCCgggggtctatcagaaacagcctccctacccgtcaaaaggtaggggtaaggtctgcgtacactctaccctccccagaccccacctggtgggattatactgggcatgttgttgttgttgttttgagaTCGATCCTTGTATTGAAGAGGGAGAGAGGGAGGGAGAATCAAAATATGGACTCTCTTCTTTAGTCCTCTGGCTGCTTTAGAAAATATCCCGTTAATCAATGCACAATGTGAAGAAATCTGTTTCTTGTCTTCCCTCTGGAATTCCTCTTTGAGTTATTGCTTGATGCAAGGGGAAAGAGCAAATGATACAAACTCTTTAACATTTTAGATATGCCTCGAGCATAGTGAGTTTCGAGTGATACTATCCTCACAAGCTTTAGAAAAACTATGGGGCTTATCATAATTGCATTTCTTTTTTATGTAGAGCTGGAGATGAGATGTCAGTGAAACTGGGATAAATTGGTTCACCTCCTTTTTTGATCCTTTTTGCCCGTCACAAAAGAGAAACAGTAATATTTTAACGGATAAATATAGCTCCtaactttattttgataagTGTATGGATTTGCTTAACCGACGAGATATATAACTGTTAAAACTCTGAAGTCAACATCAATAGCTCAGGATGGTGTTCGTGCTAGTACTTTTGACAGAACAGTTACCTTCTTTGTGGCTCAAATATATGATTTATCATTTCTCTAAACACACTATATTTATTGCACATGTGAGACGTTGCTTTTGGGAAATTCTTTTACCTTGTTGCACTCAGGGGCTGAGACGCTTATATGTAACTGTATCTCTAGTGGCTGTTTTTACAACTTATGACCATGACCTGAACGTCAATACGCAACCTTACCCTTGCCATATGACTAGTATCATTTTAGAAGTCTTGCATTTATTGGTCAAAGATTTATTCCGTGTGTCCAGtgagataaaataattttgttgatCAAGACCAAAACGAGATGCATGTGTACTTATTGTACGTGCCAGCATACACCTGATGCTGATACACATATAAGATTTACtttatgaggaaaaagaaagacGATGGTAGCACCTACACTGAAAATCTGGAAGGTGCTGAAGAAAGACCAAAGGAATTGAAACGATTTTTAATTGAATTGATATTAAATGTCAGAACTATTTTTGTCGTAATTCTGTACCATCTTGGTACCTTTTAATAAAACCTTACGAAAAAAATGTCAGAACTATTTTTTGTTGTAATTCTGTACCATCTTGGTGCCTTTTAATAAaaccttataaaaaaaattggcataACTATGTGTTGCTTCTTGCTTGCTAGGGGTCAACTCATGTTTAATAACCGGAGGATATCTACATAAGTGACAGTATTCAAATGATAGACTGTGGAAGAAATCTTCTTCTGTAGTTGAAACTCAATGTACGGAACAATGCTGTGTAGAAAATAACAAATTGTTTTGCTTATAATGCTTTGTGGTCCATTTTAGTCCTGTTTATAATTTCTATATCCTATGAAAAAAAGTACATCTAGGTCAATCTTATCATCGCGTAAACATTTATTGAAGGGTGTTGAAATGGAATTACTTGTCATTGTAGCGATGGTATCTTTGATTTTATCttcttattcctttttttttttgaaacaggtAACGTTTTATCTTCTTATTCTGATAACACAAATGctttggcataatcttctgcacTTATTTAGATGTTAAGAAAGTTCTTGGATTATCATTTTCTTGCATGGGCGTGTTAGAAGGAATCGTTTTCCTTCAAGTTCCCTACACATTTTGGCAGCATTTAATCTAGAGGAAGGTTTTTATCTTTTTTCagacaactttcataaatgcaAGAAAGTTCAACTCTGtgggcacttttttttttctctgttctTGGCAACCACATGGTACCATAGTCTTAGGAGACTTATAATTGCACATGAAAACTTCtttgtatttgttttgtttataaAATGCtcacttataaaaaaaaaattaaattgcacATGAACAATTGTTGAAGTGCTTATCTACTGAGGTCAATCACGGACATGCTGAAAACATATACATGAACCAAGCACAATTATTTTTTCCCCTTGGTCTTAGCAGCCTTTCTTTCCAATATTCAGTATTAGACTATTAGGGTTGCAAACGCTCAAAAGTTTGTTAGAGGGTGTCCTTGAATAGTTTGCAAGATTTTAAACGTCATATGTAGTGGATCATCTCCTTATGCTTCCTTTGTGGTATGAAATGATCTTCTGATTGCAGCTTCTTTTCCAGGCTATTGAAGATGGATTCTGCAGGATTCTCTATGAAGCTGTGGCCCCCAAGTCAAAGTACCAGGCTAATGCTCGTGGAGAGAATGACCAAGAATCTTATTACTCCATCCATCCTATCCAGGAAATATGGCCTTTTGAGTAAAGACGAAGCTGAGGAGGATGCCAAACAAATAGAAGCTGTGGCTTTTGATTCTGCCAATCAACATTTTGACAAGGAGCCAGATGGAGATGGAAGTTCTGCTGTGCAACTTTATGCTAAAGAATCTAGTAAGCTCATGTTAGAAGTTATTAAAAGAGGCCCTCGGACAAAGGAATCTGCAGAAGGTATTGTACCTGAGAAGGTTAAAGCATCTACTGAAACTACTATTTTTGATATATCCAAAGGTAGACGGGATTTCATAAGTGCAGAAGAGGCTTCTGAGTTATTGAAACCACTAAGTGAACCAGGGAATAATTATAAAAGGATATGTTTCAGCAATAGAAGCTTTGGCGTGGATGCTGCTAGAATTGCAGGACCCATTTTGTCCTCTCTTAAAGATCAATTGACCGAAGTGGACCTGTCAGACTTCATAGCGGGTAGACAAGAGGAAGAAGCCCTGGAAGTCATCGAGATCTTTTCTTCTGCTTTGGCCCCATGTGACCTGAGGCATCTCGATCTTTCCAACAATGCTTTAGGTGAAAAGGGTGTAAGGGCATTCGGGGCACTTTTAAAGTCACAACAGAACTTGGAAGAGCTCTATTTGATGAATGACGGAATTTCAGAGGAAGCAGCACAAGCAGTTTGTGAACTAATTCCATCAACTGATAAACTTCgtattcttcattttcacaATAACATGACAGGAGATGAGGGTGCACTTGCTATTTCTGAACTTGTGAAGCGTTCTCCTGCATTGGAGGATTTCCGGTGCTCATCTACAAGGGTAGGATCTGAAGGTGGGGTTGCTCTTTCACAAGCACTTGGAGAATGTAGAAATTTAAAGAAGCTTGATTTGCGTGACAACATGTTTGGTGTGGAAGCTGGAATTGCCTTGAGCAAAGTACTATCAATCTTTTCCGGCTTAACTGAAATCTACTTAAGTTATCTGAATTTGGAGGATGAGGGGTCCATAGCTCTTGCTAATGCCCTCAAGGGATCTGCTCCATCCCTTGAGGTTTTGGAGATGGATGGTAATGACATCACAGCTAAAGCTGCTCCTGATCTGGCAGCCTGTATTGCTGCAAAACAATTTCTTACCACACTGAAGTTAGCAGAGAATGAGTTGAAAGACGAGGGTGCTATCTTAATTGCAAAGGCGTTGGAGGATGGTCACGGTCAATTAACTGAACTGGATATGAGTACCAATGCAATAAGAAGAGCTGGTGCAAGGTGCTTGGCACAAGCTGTAGTGGGCAAACCTGGGTTTAAGGTGCTGAACATCAATGGCAACTTCATATCTGATGAAGGAATTGATGAGGTTAAAGATATTTTTAAGAATTCACTTCATGTGCT
This portion of the Lycium ferocissimum isolate CSIRO_LF1 chromosome 1, AGI_CSIRO_Lferr_CH_V1, whole genome shotgun sequence genome encodes:
- the LOC132052129 gene encoding RAN GTPase-activating protein 1; translated protein: MDSAGFSMKLWPPSQSTRLMLVERMTKNLITPSILSRKYGLLSKDEAEEDAKQIEAVAFDSANQHFDKEPDGDGSSAVQLYAKESSKLMLEVIKRGPRTKESAEGIVPEKVKASTETTIFDISKGRRDFISAEEASELLKPLSEPGNNYKRICFSNRSFGVDAARIAGPILSSLKDQLTEVDLSDFIAGRQEEEALEVIEIFSSALAPCDLRHLDLSNNALGEKGVRAFGALLKSQQNLEELYLMNDGISEEAAQAVCELIPSTDKLRILHFHNNMTGDEGALAISELVKRSPALEDFRCSSTRVGSEGGVALSQALGECRNLKKLDLRDNMFGVEAGIALSKVLSIFSGLTEIYLSYLNLEDEGSIALANALKGSAPSLEVLEMDGNDITAKAAPDLAACIAAKQFLTTLKLAENELKDEGAILIAKALEDGHGQLTELDMSTNAIRRAGARCLAQAVVGKPGFKVLNINGNFISDEGIDEVKDIFKNSLHVLGPLDDNDPEGEDYDEEADEGADNENDLEAKLKGLDIKQED